From the Thermococcus celericrescens genome, the window GACGAGAGGCTGGTGGAAATTTACGAAGTCGTCAAAGAGGCACAGGAGAGGGCATACCGAGCCGTCCGTGAAGGTATTCTCGCAAGGGAGGTGGACGGGGCCGTGAGGGAGACGATAGCGAAAGCCGGCTACGGCGAGTACTTCACCCATAGAACCGGGCACGGACTCGGGCTGGATGTCCACGAAGAGCCGTACATTGGCCCGGACGGAAACGTGGCCCTGGAGAACGGCATGACCTTCACTATAGAACCCGGAATCTACGTTCCGGGCCTGGGTGGTGTTCGCATAGAGGACGACGTCGTCGTTCACGATGGAAAAGGAAAGAGGCTGACGCGGGCGGAGAGGGAGCTGATAATCGTATGAGCTCCCTCATAAACCCTCAATCTTTTCATCAAAGTGCACGATTCCCTTGTGTATAGTGAAAGTAACCCTATGTGTTTTGATGAACTCTTCGAGATCCGGATTCTTCCTTCTCCATTCTTTGTATCTATCGTTGGAGACTATATATGCGTCAATGTCGCGGGCGTATTTTATTATGTACTCATCTGCCTGCACTTCGGCGGGCATTAATTTTACAGTCTTAGACACGATTAGCTTCTCCAATACTTCACTGTCCTCCACATTGTGCCTGAGACTAGCATCAACGAAAACCTGTACATCAGAATATCCCAGTTCCTTCAGCTTCTCAATGACGAGCACAATGTTCCTTGCCAGAGCCTTCTCTCCGAGCTTTTTATCTCTACCCTCCCACGCCACGTTGCTCCCATCAACAATGACGGGAGGCAGCTTTGGCACGAACGACTTGCTCTCGGCATCGTATGTCCCAAGTTCCTCGTGCTTCCCCAATAGGGCAACGATGTATTTTTCCAGCTCTTCCTTACTGGTGAAGGTTCTGTAATTCCCGCTTTTTCTACCGAGGTGATACCACAGTGATCCCCTGCTAAAATATGTGTACTCACACTCCTTTAGCCATCTCCACAGGCTGTCCAAGTCAATCTTCCGTTTCTTCTGCTGAAGCGTACGGAGCAACCTAAAGACCAATGCATCTCCGTAGGTTCTAAGTTTGTAGGTTTCCTTGAGTTTCTTAAGCTCCTCATAATCAGCATAAATCTCCCGTATCAATTCCTGTCTCCTAGAATGACCCAATCCTTTGGAAACCCAGAACTCCAGTATGCTCTTGAACTTGCCCTTCTTAGCGGCAAGGTACTCCTCCCGTTTCAGGGTTCCAAGTTTAAGGGACTCAAAAAACTCTCCAAATGACTCAAAGCCTTTATCAACGGCATATTTATAAAGCTCAGCCTCGGTTGAGATCCCTAAATCCCTAAGCGTCAGCTTCTTCCACTCACCAATTCTCCCCGATTTTATCTTGCACTCTTCACCAAGGTTCAAATTGGGGGTTCCTGAAACCTTGTATGTTGTTTCAAATATGGTGAAGGGCTCGATAGACTGTAACTTACCAAGGGAACCAATGAAACCTCTTTTCTGGGCATCTAAGTATTCACGCCTATTCCTGTACCCTCTAGACGTTGCATATTTGTACTCGTCTTCACTCAAAAATCCTCCTGGCAGAATCCGCACAAACAACTTGGCTTTCTCATTGTACTTTCCAAATTTCCGTATGATCTCCGATGAGATCAGATACCCCTCAAGTGATTTTGGGCTGATCAGGATTTCCGGTTCTCCGTACCAGTTCGTATTCCGATTCCACATGTTGTATTTCCTCAATACCTTTGTCCTTTCAGAATGCAGACGATTCCAAAGAGACAGAAGTGAAGCCCTCCCACCAACAGGCATGTCACATATAATTTTAATGAGATGAGCCTCTTCTATAGTTTTCAAAGAGTACTTTTCCTTTATCAGGCTGAGTTTCTTGAATAGGTCGTATTCCCACTTGGAGGGGATATTAAGCCGCCTAGCTTCGTCGTACTCATCAAATTTAGTGAACCCCCTCTCAATTGCATCAAAATATTCGGATGCGCCTGCGAATCCTCCCGATAAGGCTTTTCTGAATGATTCACCATCAAGGAAACCAAGCTTCAAGGCGTCCACGAATTCATTAAACTCTTTAAATCCGCTGTCTATTGCATAATAGAACAATTCACCTTCAGAGTTAAACCTCAGAGTCACCTGTTTCCCCTCTTTGTTATATCCGCGTATTATTATCTCCCCATAGTCGATATCAACTTTCTCCCCAATAGACTCAATAGATTTTAGATTTTCCGATGCATCCCAAAACCCGAGCTTCACCGACAGCTCCAAATCCCCAAACGTCTTGTATCCTCTCCTTCTGAGTGCATAAAACTTGTTGCCGTCCCAGAAGTAAAAATATCTGTCAGATGCATACATAACGTCCGGTTTGTATTTATTTAAGAGGGACTTATAATCCTCATACTTTCTGACCGCGATGACGGGACCGCCCTCAATGTCATCAATATAAACTAACTCAGGATTCCCTGACATATCTCAATCACCCAAACCAAGTTTGGATGGGAACCTAAAATCTGCGGATACTTTGCTACGAATTGCTTAAATAATTTACCATGTCGAGCTGAAAGTGGACAAAAAGTCTGTCCTCTTTTGAATTTCCAAAAACCTTAAATACCCAAAGCCGTTACTCGCTCCGATGCCAATGAGGGGGGAGTGTCTTCTCCATCGCTGGAATCGCAACCATGCCTGATTTCCCGGATAACCCCCCTATTCTGGAGTATCGCTCACGCTCTTTTGAAAAAATTCTGAGGAGGTATGGCCATGGCTGAGCTTAACTTCAAGGCCATTGAGGAAAAGTGGCAGAAGCGCTGGCTGGAAGAGAAGGCCTTCGAACCGAAGGCGAATGAGAAACCAAAGGAGAAGAAGTTCTACATCACGGTCGCCTTCCCGTACCTCTCGGGACACCTCCACGTCGGCCACGCAAGGACATACACGATTCCCGACGTTATAGCGCGCTTCAAGCGCATGCAGGGCTACAACGTGCTGTTCCCGATGGCCTGGCACATCACGGGAGCGCCGATAGTCGGAATCGCCGAGAGGATAAAGCACCGCGACCCCAAGACCATACACATCTACCGCGACGTCTACAAGGTTCCGGAGGATATACTCTGGAAGTTTGAAGATCCCAAGGAGATAGTCAACTACTTCATGAAGGCCGCAAAGGAGACCTTCATCAGAGCCGGCTTCTCAGTTGACTGGACCCGCGAGTTCCACACGACGAGCCTCTTCCCGCCCTTCAGCAAGTTCATAGAGTGGCAGTTCTGGACGCTCAAGGAGGAGGGGCTGGTCGTTAAGGGAGCGCACAGGGTCAGATGGGATCCGGTCGTTGGAACTGCCCTCGGGGACCACGACATAATGGAGGGCGAAGACGTCCAGATACTGGACTACGTCATCATCAAGTTCATCCTGGAGGAGGACGGCGAGGAAATCTACCTTCCAGCGGCAACGCTGAGGCCGGAAACGGTGTACGGCGTTACCAACATGTGGCTGAACCCCAACGCCACCTACGTCAAAGCAAAGGTCAAGCGCGACGAGAAGGTGGAGACATGGATAATCAGCAAGGAAGCTGCCTACAAGCTCTCCTTCCAGGACAGGGAGATTGAAGTATTAGAGGAGTTCAAGGGCGAGAGGCTGATCGGAAAGTACGTGAAGAACCCGGTCACCGGCGACGAGGTCATCATCCTGCCTGCAGAGTTCGTTGACCCGGACAACGCGACTGGAGTCGTTATGAGCGTCCCGGCTCATGCGCCCTTCGACCACGTGGCCCTTGAAGACCTCAAGAAGGAAATCGAAATCCTGCTGAAGTACGAGGTCGACCCGCGCGTGGTTGAGGAGATAAGCTACATCTCACTGATCAAGCTGGAGGGCTACGGCGACTTCCCGGCGGTTGAAGAGGCTGAGAGGCTCGGCGTGAAGAGCCAGGGGGATGTTGAGAAGCTCGAAGAGGCCACCAAGAACATCTACAAGGCCGAGTACCACAAGGGAGTCTTCAAGATTGAGCCCTACGCCGGCAAGTCGGTCCAGGAGGCCAAAGACCTCATAGCCAAGGAGCTCCAGGAGAAGGGAACCGCGGAAATAATGTACGAGTTCGCGGAAAAGCCGGTCATTTCGCGCTTCGGCAACCAGGCGGTCATCAAGATAATCCACGACCAGTGGTTCATAGACTACGGAAACCCCGAGTGGAAGGAGAAGGCCCGTGAGGCCCTCGCGAACATGACCATCTATCCGGAGAGCAGGCGCACACAGTTCGATGCCATAGTTGACTGGCTCGACAAAAAGGCCTGCGCGAGGAAAGTTGGACTGGGAACGCCGCTCCCGTGGGACCCCGACTGGGTCATCGAGAGCCTGAGCGACTCGACTATCTACATGGCGTACTATACGATAAGCAGGCACATGAACAGGCTGAGGAAGGAGGGCAGGCTCGACCCCGAGAAGCTCACGAGGGAGTTCTTCGACTACCTGTTCCTGGAGGAGTTCAGCGAGGAGAAGGAGAGGGAGCTGGCCGAGAAGACCGGAATCCCGGCTGAAACCATCCACGAGATGAAGGAGGAGTTCGAGTACTGGTATCCGCTCGACTGGCGCTGCTCGGCGAAGGACCTGATACCGAACCACCTGACGTTCTTCATCTTCAACCACACGGCCATATTCAGGAAGGAGCACTGGCCAAAGGGCATCGCCGTTAACGGCTTCGGAACGCTCGAGGGCACCAAGATGAGCAAGAGCAAGGGCAACGTGCTGAACTTCATCGATGCCATCGAGGAGAACGGCGCCGATGTCGTCAGGCTCTACATCATGGGCCTCGCCGAGCACGACAGCGACTTCGACTGGAGGAGGAAGGAAGTTGGAAAGCTCCGCAGGCAGGTCGAGCGCTTCTACGAGCTGATAAGCGAGTTCGCCACCTACGAGGCGGAGGAGACCGAGCTTAAGGACATCGATAAGTGGATGCTGCACAGGTTGAACAAGGCCATCGAAGGGGCAACTCAGGCGCTCGAGGAGTTCAGGACGAGGACGGCAGTGCAGTGGGCGTTCTACAGCGTCCTCAACGACCTGCGCTGGTACATGAGGAGAACCGAGGGCAGGGACGACAAGGCCAAGCGCTTCGTCCTGAGGAAGCTCGCCGAGGTCTGGGTAAGGCTGATGGCGCCGTTCACCCCGCACATCAGCGAGGAGCTCTGGGAGAAGCTGGGCGGAGAGGGCTTCGTCAGCCTGGCGAAGTGGCCGGAGCCGGTTCCAGAGTGGTGGAACGAAACCATCGAGGCCGAGGAGGAGTTCGTCAAGGCCCTCATCGAGGACATCAAGGAGATAATCCGCGTGGCAAAGATAGAGGACGCCAAGAGGGCCTACGTCTACACCGCCCCGAAGTGGAAGTGGCGCGTTGTCGAGGTGGTCGCGGAGAAGAGGGACTTCAAGAGCGCCATGGCCGAACTGATGAAAGACCCGGAGATGAGGAAGCACGGCAAAGAAGTGAGCAAGCTCATCCAGCGCCTCATCAAGGAGAGGACCTTCGACGTCACGAGGATCAACGAGGAGAAGGCCCTGAGGGAGGCAAAGGGCTTCATGGAGAAGGAGCTCGGCATCGAGATAATCCTCAACCCCGAGGAGAACAAAGGGGGAAAGAAGAAGGCCGCGATGCCGCTGAAGCCGGCGGTGTTTGTGGAGTGAGTCGTTTTTTATTTCGTCGTTTTTTATTTCCCTTTTAAAGCCATTGTAATAGCCGCACCGACCGGATAAATCGGCAGGAGAGGAGTCAGAGATGCTACCTTCAGGAGCTGGGTTTCCGTGAGGGTGAGAGTTACCACCATGACCAAGCTGAGAGTGTAGACCACGAGGGGAGGCACCAGCACTTCTAAATAGGAAGAATGAATGCGACCGCCAACCAGACCCAGGACCAGCCAGTAAAGTGCTGTGGCACCCCAGATGTAAAAATTCAAATGAAGGGGGATTACAAAGGGGATGAACATCAGGACCGAAACGATCAGTGACTTCAAGGGCGTTCTTGACAGCCTGATCAGTGAGCCGAGGTAATAGGGAGGCAGTATCATAAAAACGGTAACCCAGTACCATGTTTTTCCCAACGTCAATGTGACAAGGGGCAGAGAGATAGCCAGAACGAAGCCCCCAATCGTCAGTTTCCATCGTGGTGAAGATTTGAAAGCGTATCCAACCCCAACTATTCCCAATAAGGATACGAGTTCCATCCAGCGGGCTTTGTTTAGCCACGAAAAAAAGCACAGGGTTAAAAAGAAAATTAAAAAGGCAGACTCTAGGAGTTTTTTCTGCATCTGGAAGCACCCCCTAATAGTCGTTTTCGGCATCTTCCCTAGTTCCCTCTTTTGTTGGATAACTTCCAGGCTTCCATACCTTTTTCTTAAGGTTTGGATTTGAATCCACTTGAGCACTCATGGCATGGTTCCAAGTGCTGACATATATAGCTTTGTATGACTCCCCATATTTATCACCATGGGGCCCGTGGAAAGGATTATCGAAGAATTCATCAGTTGAGTAGATTGATGGGAAATCTGCTTTGTTGTACCAAGCGTAATAATAGAAAGTCTCCATGTCCTCTATACGCCCATAGTGCATCCACCTGTAAGCATCATAACTCTTGTCCAATTCCCAAATTGGGTCATCCTCATCTTTGTAAACAATAGTAATTTCAAATATTGGTCCAACTTGAGTCATGTGTATATACCAGTAGACTTTTACAATTCCGTTGTCTCCTTCGAATGGGCCATAAGGATCCTCTCCGCCATGAAGAACACCAGGATCGCCTTTTATATCAACGAATGGCTGGTATATTGTGGGAAGCCATGAAGAAGAGCTTGTTGCTGCCGTGCTCTCTGATACTTCCTGAGTCTTGAGCCATTTCTCATACCTAATTAAATTGGCCTCTTTTTTGATATCCTGGATAATGAGATCCTTAAGTGCCCTAGAATCCTTAGAGCTAAATTTTTTGCCGGTAATGACTTCTAGTATCTGTACGAGTCTATTTATTTTCTCTTCATCAATAGTTCCAGTAGATAGATATTCGTTCTGTATCTGCAAGGTTATACTTCTCCCCACAACATACCACGGAACTAGGTTGATTGGAACCTCGTACTTCGAGGGACCCTTGGAGTCAAGCACTGCCATCTTTCCATCTATGGGGAAGGAGTACCCGCCAACTATAACATGCCCATTCCTGATGGTGATTCTTGGTAACTCCTGCATATTAGGTATGTTGTCCAAATTTTTAGTTGTTAATGCCGCTGTGCTTTCGGCAGTTACCCCAACCATAAGCAGTCCCAGCAGGACTGCGAACAATGGCTTCCATTTCATGGGGTTCACCTCCTTAAGTGGTGTGCAATAGGTTCTAATCACTTTATCTTTATGAGTTTTTCCTCTTACTTTAAGTAAAAATTCTTTCTTTTTTTCAAGTATAAATTTATTCAGAGTTAGGTTCTGCTCTTAGGATAAAACAAAAGAAGCCTGAGTAAAAGAATTGCATGGCGATACAATCGATAGTGTAAACTAAAATTAAGCCCGGTACCATTCGGGAGGAAATTCCACAAATCCAAAAATTTACTCTCGCTATTAATTCAACCCCAACTTATAAAACTTTTTCTCCGAAAAACCCTTAAGGAGGAGCCTTTTAGCATTTTCCGGTGTCTTTCATGCAGTTCAAAGAAGAAGAATTTGTAAAAAGCGTTCTTTCCAAAATCCCTCTAAGGAACGAGCTTCCTTTGCCTCCAAATTGGCTCCACATCGAGATGCTCGAACGCTTCCGCGTTCTCCAGTTCGCGCCCCTAAAAGAGGGAATGAACGTTTTAGAGGTTGGATGCGGCGCTCACGCTCTAACAACTGTCTCACTCGCTTATCTCGTCGGCGAAACCGGCCGCGTTGTGGCGGTTGATAGGGCAAGATGGCGCTTCTTCGAGGAGATAACCGATTCAGCGGGCTTAAGGCACAGGGTAATCCCTCTCAAGACCGATGCAAGAGAACTGCCTTTTCCATTCAAAGCCTTCGATTTGGCCGTTCTCGTTCACGGGGTGAGAAGCCTGAAAAATGAGAAGACGATGGTTAGGGTTTTCTCGGAGATGCTCCGCGTTGCCGGAAAGGTTTTCATAGCCGAGAGCCTTCCGATAGCAAACAACGAGCGTCAAATGGCCCACATTGAGCTGTACAATCTGCGCGAGGAGATATTTGAAGCCCTCTTCGGTGAGAAGGACGACCTTCACTACTTCTCAATGGAGGAGCTGAAGGAATTTGTAAAGCGTGCCGGAGGAAAAGTTGTCGAAAGCGGAGTCTTTGAACCCAACCTTCCGCACTACCTCGCCTACATCCCGCGGGAGTACGTGGAACGGATAAAAGACGAGAAAAAGCGCGCCGAACTCCTGAGGAGGTGGGACAAAGCCTACGAAAAGTGGAAGAGGGGTGCAGAGCACCCACCGGTCGGCTGGGTTTTGGTCAGGTGATCCCCTCTAACTTTCCCCCGCTTTCTCCCCCTTCGGGAGGAAGAACGATAGAAGGGCGCTGATGACGAGAACGCCCATCATAAAGAGAACCGCAACCTTCATAGTGTCTATGAACGATGCCCTCACAATTTTAATAACTGCATCGTGGTACCCCGGCGGAATGTTCAGCTCGCCCTGCTGCATCTTGATTATCCACTGAATCACGGCCTCCTTTATCTGCTCCTTGCTTCCCTCGAAGAGGCCCGACTCGTAAATCTGCCGGGTTATGCTGTGGATGACTCCAAGAACCAGAACCGCACCGATGAAGGCCGTTCCGAGGGATAGACCGAACTGCTTCTGGGCGTTGAAGATGCCGGAAGCGTCCGCCTGCTGCTCCGGTTTGGCGCCCATCATGGCGAGGTTGGTTATCTGAGAGAATATCAGCCCAAAGCCGGTGCCGTAGAGGGCGAGACCGATGGCGAAGTCGGAACCTTCCACACCTGGCTTAAGGACGCGCAGGACAAGGTAGAGACCAACGAAGGTCAGAACTATGCCGAGCTGGATTATCTGCTTTGGCGTGAGGTACTTCGCGAACTTCTGCCCGCTCATGGAGAATATGAACATCATTATCGAGAGTGGGACTATAACGAAGCCCGTCTGGATGGCGTTGTAGTGAAGGTACTGCTGAACGAAGACAGGAATCGTGAACATTATACCCGCGAGGGTTATCTGGAAGAAGATGCTCACCAGGTTGGCGGCGGTGAAAACCTTGGACTTGAAGATGTCCACGTCGATCAGCACGTCCTCTCCTCTGGCCTTCCTCCGCTCCTCGTACTTCCAGAATGCCGCCAGAACGACCAAGCCGGCAACCATGAGGAGCAGAACCGGCGGGTTTGATAGCGGATCCATTATGAGTACCGAGAGCGTGAGCAGGAACAGACCAACGCCGACGAGTGCCGCTCCGATAACGTCGAGCTTTATCCGCTTCTCCGGCTTGTAGTCGGAGAGTATCTTCATGTAGGCGAATATCCCCGCGGCGATGAAGGCTTCCATGAAGAAGCCAAGACGCCAGGTAATGTAAGTCGTGAAGAAACCACCTATTATCGGGCCGAAAGCCGCCGCCGCTCCACCGACGCCTCCCCAGACGCCGAAGGCGAAGGCCCTGTCCTTGCCGGTGTAGGCCTTGGTGATGTATGTAACTGTGGCGGGCATCATCATCGAGGCGCCTATGCCCTCAAGAATCGACCAGCCGAGAAGAAGAACCGCAAGGTTGGGGGCGAAAGCAGCCATCAGTGTTCCAATAGTATATATAACCAGCCCCCTGAAGAAGACCTTCTTTGTTCCCCAGATATCGGCGAGCTTTGCGCCGGTTATCATGAAGGCAGCCATTACGAGGGAGTAGAGCGTTATCGCGCCCTGAACGCCGGCCACGGTTGTGTCAAGATCCCTTACAAGGGCGCTTATAGAAACGTTCATCATCGTCGTGTCGATGAACATTATGAAGAGCGCCGCGCTCATTATGATAAGGACTCCCCACTTAGACTGTCCCATCTAGTTCACCAGAGAACGATTAGGGGGAGCGATGTTATAAGATTTGCCTAGCCATTCTCGACGACGACTTCGACCCGGCCCAGGATGAGGATCACGAGGAAGAGCATAAGAATCGCGACCTTCAGGGCAGGTGAAACCCATCCTGGATAGGAGATGGAAATCTCGGCATCGGAGCGGAGGGCCGTTCCGTCGTCGAAGACTTTCGCATCGGGGGGCATTCTGAGGAGCGAAAGGGCCGTGAGGAAATCACCCGCCATGCCGGCCGTGTTGAAGACATAGGCGAGAGCCCAGAAGTTGGAACGGAGGAGCCAGGCCAGGGACAGGAAGGCGGCCGATATGAGGAGCGGGGCGAGCGAGACAACAGCGTATTCCCTCGCGCGGAGGGGAGTTTCAATGGCTATGTAAGGCGCAACGATGAGCTTTCCAAAAGTGGTGATTCCAAACCGAACCTTAGCACCAAAAACTTTGGCAACAAGGGCGTGCAGCCCTTCGTGGAGCGGAACAAGGACCACCCACGGTAGAACAAGGAG encodes:
- a CDS encoding MFS transporter, which gives rise to MGQSKWGVLIIMSAALFIMFIDTTMMNVSISALVRDLDTTVAGVQGAITLYSLVMAAFMITGAKLADIWGTKKVFFRGLVIYTIGTLMAAFAPNLAVLLLGWSILEGIGASMMMPATVTYITKAYTGKDRAFAFGVWGGVGGAAAAFGPIIGGFFTTYITWRLGFFMEAFIAAGIFAYMKILSDYKPEKRIKLDVIGAALVGVGLFLLTLSVLIMDPLSNPPVLLLMVAGLVVLAAFWKYEERRKARGEDVLIDVDIFKSKVFTAANLVSIFFQITLAGIMFTIPVFVQQYLHYNAIQTGFVIVPLSIMMFIFSMSGQKFAKYLTPKQIIQLGIVLTFVGLYLVLRVLKPGVEGSDFAIGLALYGTGFGLIFSQITNLAMMGAKPEQQADASGIFNAQKQFGLSLGTAFIGAVLVLGVIHSITRQIYESGLFEGSKEQIKEAVIQWIIKMQQGELNIPPGYHDAVIKIVRASFIDTMKVAVLFMMGVLVISALLSFFLPKGEKAGES
- a CDS encoding NYN domain-containing protein is translated as MSGNPELVYIDDIEGGPVIAVRKYEDYKSLLNKYKPDVMYASDRYFYFWDGNKFYALRRRGYKTFGDLELSVKLGFWDASENLKSIESIGEKVDIDYGEIIIRGYNKEGKQVTLRFNSEGELFYYAIDSGFKEFNEFVDALKLGFLDGESFRKALSGGFAGASEYFDAIERGFTKFDEYDEARRLNIPSKWEYDLFKKLSLIKEKYSLKTIEEAHLIKIICDMPVGGRASLLSLWNRLHSERTKVLRKYNMWNRNTNWYGEPEILISPKSLEGYLISSEIIRKFGKYNEKAKLFVRILPGGFLSEDEYKYATSRGYRNRREYLDAQKRGFIGSLGKLQSIEPFTIFETTYKVSGTPNLNLGEECKIKSGRIGEWKKLTLRDLGISTEAELYKYAVDKGFESFGEFFESLKLGTLKREEYLAAKKGKFKSILEFWVSKGLGHSRRQELIREIYADYEELKKLKETYKLRTYGDALVFRLLRTLQQKKRKIDLDSLWRWLKECEYTYFSRGSLWYHLGRKSGNYRTFTSKEELEKYIVALLGKHEELGTYDAESKSFVPKLPPVIVDGSNVAWEGRDKKLGEKALARNIVLVIEKLKELGYSDVQVFVDASLRHNVEDSEVLEKLIVSKTVKLMPAEVQADEYIIKYARDIDAYIVSNDRYKEWRRKNPDLEEFIKTHRVTFTIHKGIVHFDEKIEGL
- a CDS encoding DUF3267 domain-containing protein, which produces MPWLEVSIGSPGDFLYLLVLPWVVLVPLHEGLHALVAKVFGAKVRFGITTFGKLIVAPYIAIETPLRAREYAVVSLAPLLISAAFLSLAWLLRSNFWALAYVFNTAGMAGDFLTALSLLRMPPDAKVFDDGTALRSDAEISISYPGWVSPALKVAILMLFLVILILGRVEVVVENG
- a CDS encoding class I SAM-dependent methyltransferase, with amino-acid sequence MQFKEEEFVKSVLSKIPLRNELPLPPNWLHIEMLERFRVLQFAPLKEGMNVLEVGCGAHALTTVSLAYLVGETGRVVAVDRARWRFFEEITDSAGLRHRVIPLKTDARELPFPFKAFDLAVLVHGVRSLKNEKTMVRVFSEMLRVAGKVFIAESLPIANNERQMAHIELYNLREEIFEALFGEKDDLHYFSMEELKEFVKRAGGKVVESGVFEPNLPHYLAYIPREYVERIKDEKKRAELLRRWDKAYEKWKRGAEHPPVGWVLVR
- the leuS gene encoding leucine--tRNA ligase → MAELNFKAIEEKWQKRWLEEKAFEPKANEKPKEKKFYITVAFPYLSGHLHVGHARTYTIPDVIARFKRMQGYNVLFPMAWHITGAPIVGIAERIKHRDPKTIHIYRDVYKVPEDILWKFEDPKEIVNYFMKAAKETFIRAGFSVDWTREFHTTSLFPPFSKFIEWQFWTLKEEGLVVKGAHRVRWDPVVGTALGDHDIMEGEDVQILDYVIIKFILEEDGEEIYLPAATLRPETVYGVTNMWLNPNATYVKAKVKRDEKVETWIISKEAAYKLSFQDREIEVLEEFKGERLIGKYVKNPVTGDEVIILPAEFVDPDNATGVVMSVPAHAPFDHVALEDLKKEIEILLKYEVDPRVVEEISYISLIKLEGYGDFPAVEEAERLGVKSQGDVEKLEEATKNIYKAEYHKGVFKIEPYAGKSVQEAKDLIAKELQEKGTAEIMYEFAEKPVISRFGNQAVIKIIHDQWFIDYGNPEWKEKAREALANMTIYPESRRTQFDAIVDWLDKKACARKVGLGTPLPWDPDWVIESLSDSTIYMAYYTISRHMNRLRKEGRLDPEKLTREFFDYLFLEEFSEEKERELAEKTGIPAETIHEMKEEFEYWYPLDWRCSAKDLIPNHLTFFIFNHTAIFRKEHWPKGIAVNGFGTLEGTKMSKSKGNVLNFIDAIEENGADVVRLYIMGLAEHDSDFDWRRKEVGKLRRQVERFYELISEFATYEAEETELKDIDKWMLHRLNKAIEGATQALEEFRTRTAVQWAFYSVLNDLRWYMRRTEGRDDKAKRFVLRKLAEVWVRLMAPFTPHISEELWEKLGGEGFVSLAKWPEPVPEWWNETIEAEEEFVKALIEDIKEIIRVAKIEDAKRAYVYTAPKWKWRVVEVVAEKRDFKSAMAELMKDPEMRKHGKEVSKLIQRLIKERTFDVTRINEEKALREAKGFMEKELGIEIILNPEENKGGKKKAAMPLKPAVFVE